The DNA sequence GTGCTATCACCGGCGACGGCGCAGTGAGAAACTCACTCAGGTCAGCCCCAGCACAGAAGGCCTTCTCACCAGCGCCCTTGAGAATAACCACCGCTACCTCAGTGTCTTCTCTTATGGCCCCCATTACTTGACATAATTCGTCGCGCATCTGAGTACTATAGATATTCAAAACATGAGGACGATTGAGGGTAACAAGCCCTATACCCCCTCGCTTCTCATAGATTATGGTCTGAAAGCTGCTTCCTATCTGGCCCGGGCACATAACTCTTCAACCTCGATCTCTGTATAGTACTTTCCGATATCGCTCAGAAAGTGGGCATCGCTATTACTCAGCAAGAGGAGGTGATGCTCTTCGGCCAATCGTCTTATCATGCCTTCGTCCATCTCATCATCATGAAGGGGATTTCTAAGCTCAAGGCCATGGATGCTCTGATCTATTCCAGAAGCAAGGTCTGCGACAGGCGGATAGCCAGGGTGCCCTATGAACCTGAAGATTACGTCGTCAGGAAGGTAGAGCACCACGACATGCAGCGATCCCTTGTAAATCTCCTGGCCCGGTATAACCAGTATCTCACCATTGAAATGCTGGTCAACTATCTCCTTTACCTTGTAGCCGTAGGCTCTGTTGTAATGCTCCGTGATGCCGATTCCATCCAGCCCACCGGCCTTAACCGCAGCTACGATCTCCTCTACAATGTCCACAGTAGGAGTATAACGGGAGGTTGCCTCACTACAATGGGTATGCAAGTCAAGCTTCAAACCAGCTAGCCTCTATTCTCCTTTGAAGCGAGGCTGTTTCTTCTCACGGAAAGCCTTTATGCCTTCAATGCGATCCTGGGTTGTCTGAAGAATCATGTAAAGATCACATTCGAGCCTCAGCCCCTGCTCCAAGGTTAGATCCATCCCCTTATTCACTGCTTCCTTGGCATACCTCATGGCAATAGGCGCCCTGGAGGCTATCTCCCTGGCCAGCTTCTCCGCTTCGGGAAGAACCTCGTGCGATGGGACGAGCCGGTGAACCAACCCAATACGATACGCTTCATGAGCATCGATGGGCTGAGCAGTAAGAATTATCTCCATTGTCTTGCCCCGACCCACAATCCGCGGCAGCCATTGTGTAATGCCACTCGCCGCAAGATAACCACGGCTGAGATCGGGAACAGCAAAAGAAGCCTCCTCTGAGGCAATCCTGAGATCGCAGGCTAGTGATAAAGCTAAACCAGCCCCGAAGGCATCCCCATTGACAGCAGCCACAACGGGACAGTGAATGGCTGCCACCACTGCTGCCACATTGTAGCGGAGAGTGAATTCCTTCAGCGCAGAGAGGGATGGTGGATCACCGAGGATATCTCCAGAAAATTGGCCCAGGTCTTCTCCAGAGCAGAAGTCTTTTCCTCCCGCGCCACTGATGATGACTGCCCTGGTATCCTGGTCGCGGGTAATTCTCTGGCAGACCTCCTCCAGCTCCACAGCCATTGGGATATCGATAGCATTGGCTGCCTCAGGGCGGTTAAGGGTTATGTAACTAACATAGTCCCTCTTATCATACACAACCGCCTTGTAGCTCATGAGGGACGTACTGCCTCCACCACTAAGACCATGATAGCCAACAGGTACAAGGAGTGTCAAGGCACAGAACTTAGTGATTGTCCCCGTGGGGCAGGACAAAAACGTAAGGCACTCCAGCCAGGGGGTGCGATTGCACCTGCACCACGGCGGAGAAGACCTGCCCTATTATATCTGGAGTCAGAACAGCAGAGGGCGTTCCATCAGCAAAGATGCGACCCTCTTTCAGCAGGACAAGACGCTGGAAGTAGAGTGAGGCCAGATTGAGGTCATGCATGGCAGCAATAATAGTGATGCCATGCTCACGGTTGAGTCTCTTCAGCAGTTGCAGAATCTCCACCTGATGGTTGATATCCAGATGCGCGGTTGGTTCATCGAGCAGGAGCAACCTGGGTTGCTGGGCCAGGGCCATGCCCAAGATTACCTTCTGACGCTCACCGCCGCTCAGCTCACTGAAAAACCTCTCTCTCAAATGCGTGATTCCCACCAACTCCATAGCCTGGTTGACCACAGCCCGGTCGCCTCTTGCTCCATCAGAAAATACCTTCAGAAACGGGGTTCGCCCCAGCATCACCACCTCCTCGACCCTGAAGGCAAAGGACATCTGGAACTGCTGAGGGACTACAGCCACCCTTTGTGCCACCGCCTTCCGCTTCGCACAGCGCAGATCAAGACCATCAAGGTGTGCTTCTCCTTCAGCAGGATGGAGAACACCGCCGATGAGCCTGATAAGAGTGGTCTTTCCCGAGCCATTGGGCCCAATCAGGCCAACCATCTCCCCCTCCTGAACGGAGAGATCGGTGTTCTCCAGCACTGGCCTGCCATCATAAGCAAAGGAAACACGCTCTAATCTAACAGCGTTCATGCTTAAAAGGCGTACTCCTTTCTGGTGCGTCGGAGCAGATATATAAAGAAGGGCGCCCCTACCAGGGCAGTGATTATGCCCACTGGTATCTCGCCCGAGGAAGTGAGGGTCCGGGCCAATAGATCAGCAATTACCAGGAAGGCAGCCCCCCCCA is a window from the Chloroflexota bacterium genome containing:
- a CDS encoding enoyl-CoA hydratase-related protein; translation: MSYKAVVYDKRDYVSYITLNRPEAANAIDIPMAVELEEVCQRITRDQDTRAVIISGAGGKDFCSGEDLGQFSGDILGDPPSLSALKEFTLRYNVAAVVAAIHCPVVAAVNGDAFGAGLALSLACDLRIASEEASFAVPDLSRGYLAASGITQWLPRIVGRGKTMEIILTAQPIDAHEAYRIGLVHRLVPSHEVLPEAEKLAREIASRAPIAMRYAKEAVNKGMDLTLEQGLRLECDLYMILQTTQDRIEGIKAFREKKQPRFKGE
- a CDS encoding heme ABC transporter ATP-binding protein produces the protein MNAVRLERVSFAYDGRPVLENTDLSVQEGEMVGLIGPNGSGKTTLIRLIGGVLHPAEGEAHLDGLDLRCAKRKAVAQRVAVVPQQFQMSFAFRVEEVVMLGRTPFLKVFSDGARGDRAVVNQAMELVGITHLRERFFSELSGGERQKVILGMALAQQPRLLLLDEPTAHLDINHQVEILQLLKRLNREHGITIIAAMHDLNLASLYFQRLVLLKEGRIFADGTPSAVLTPDIIGQVFSAVVQVQSHPLAGVPYVFVLPHGDNH